A genomic stretch from Cryomorphaceae bacterium 1068 includes:
- a CDS encoding glycine--tRNA ligase, with translation MSQTEDLLKKIIGHAKEYGFVYPSSEIYDGLSAAYDYGPYGSELKNNLKLYWWEAMVRLNEEIVGLDSSIFMHPTTWKASGHVDAFNDPLIDNKDSKKRYRADVLIEDYLEKYRQKIEKDVAKGIKRFGDDFDEAQFRATNPNVQRNQTKIDEVHGRFKDAMEKEDLAAVKQLIEDLGIADPETGSKNWTDVRQFNLMFKTELGSVAGDASTIYLRPETAQGIFVNFLNVQKSSRMKIPFGIAQIGKAFRNEIIARQFIFRMREFEQMEMQYFVKPGTELEWYETWKVRRKNWHDSLGLGQENYRFHDHVKLAHYANAACDIEFNFPMGFKELEGIHSRTDFDLASHEEHSGKKLRYFDPQDKESYIPYVVETSIGLDRLFLAVMSAAYTEEKLEDGSERTVLRIPHALAPVKVAVLPLVKKDGLPEMARQIMDRLKLDHNCQYDEKDGIGKRYRRQDAIGTPFCITVDHDSLNDNSVTIRERDSMAQERVSLDKLEEVISGKVSMKGMLKML, from the coding sequence ATGAGCCAAACGGAAGACTTACTCAAAAAGATAATAGGCCACGCTAAAGAATATGGTTTTGTATATCCATCAAGCGAAATCTACGACGGACTAAGCGCCGCATACGACTACGGCCCTTATGGATCAGAGCTGAAGAACAACCTGAAGCTCTACTGGTGGGAGGCGATGGTAAGGCTGAATGAAGAGATCGTAGGTCTGGACTCATCGATCTTTATGCACCCAACTACCTGGAAAGCTTCGGGACACGTTGATGCGTTTAACGATCCGTTGATCGATAACAAAGACAGCAAGAAGCGCTACCGCGCCGATGTTTTGATCGAAGACTACCTCGAGAAGTATCGCCAAAAAATCGAGAAAGATGTTGCCAAAGGAATAAAGCGATTTGGCGATGACTTTGACGAAGCTCAATTCCGAGCGACGAATCCCAACGTGCAGCGCAATCAGACTAAGATTGACGAAGTACATGGCCGATTTAAAGATGCCATGGAGAAAGAAGACTTAGCTGCCGTGAAGCAACTGATCGAAGACCTGGGCATTGCCGATCCCGAAACCGGCTCAAAGAACTGGACGGATGTGCGTCAGTTTAACCTGATGTTCAAAACGGAACTTGGATCTGTAGCCGGAGATGCCAGCACAATTTACCTACGTCCTGAAACGGCTCAAGGGATTTTCGTCAATTTCCTAAATGTTCAAAAAAGCAGCCGAATGAAGATTCCATTCGGTATCGCGCAAATTGGAAAAGCATTTCGAAACGAGATTATTGCGCGTCAATTCATATTCCGTATGCGCGAGTTCGAGCAAATGGAGATGCAATACTTCGTGAAGCCAGGTACCGAGTTGGAATGGTACGAGACTTGGAAAGTGCGACGAAAGAATTGGCACGATTCCCTTGGGTTGGGCCAGGAAAACTACCGTTTTCACGATCACGTGAAATTGGCTCACTACGCCAACGCTGCATGCGACATTGAGTTTAACTTCCCCATGGGTTTTAAAGAGTTGGAGGGAATTCATTCCAGAACCGACTTCGACCTTGCAAGTCATGAAGAGCACAGTGGGAAGAAGCTTCGCTACTTCGACCCTCAAGATAAAGAAAGCTACATTCCTTATGTAGTTGAGACGTCCATTGGTTTGGATCGATTGTTCTTGGCAGTTATGTCGGCGGCATACACAGAAGAGAAATTAGAGGATGGCTCGGAAAGAACGGTCTTGAGAATTCCACATGCCTTAGCTCCAGTGAAAGTTGCCGTGCTGCCATTGGTGAAAAAAGATGGACTTCCGGAAATGGCTCGCCAGATAATGGATCGACTCAAACTCGACCACAACTGTCAGTACGACGAGAAAGACGGGATCGGCAAGCGCTACCGTCGTCAGGATGCTATCGGTACTCCTTTCTGTATTACGGTTGACCATGACAGCTTAAATGACAATAGCGTCACTATTCGAGAAAGAGACAGCATGGCACAAGAAAGGGTGTCTTTGGACAAACTAGAAGAAGTCATCAGCGGTAAGGTTTCGATGAAGGGGATGCTAAAGATGTTGTAG
- a CDS encoding ribonucleotide-diphosphate reductase subunit beta, translating to MAEVTSNKTEVEIENVLPENTTITEPILEENENRFVLFPIVHNDIWKFYKQSEASFWTAEEIDLEADLVDWSNKLNDDERYFIKHVLAFFAASDGIVNENLAENFLSEVQYTEAKFFYGFQVMMENIHSETYSLLIDTYIQNKQEKDTLFNAIETLDCVKKKAKWALDWIDNGSFAERLIAFAAVEGIFFSGSFCSIFWLKKRGLMPGLSFSNQLISRDEGMHCDFACLLYNDHIVNKLPKERIEKIIVDAVNIEKEFVTDALPVKLIGMNADLMSQYIEFVADRLLVELGNDKVYNATNPFDFMDMISLQGKSNFFEVRVGEYQKASVSNTSAEDKSFTMDADF from the coding sequence ATGGCCGAAGTGACCTCTAACAAAACTGAAGTGGAGATTGAAAATGTGCTCCCTGAAAACACCACAATTACCGAGCCGATTCTAGAAGAGAACGAGAACCGTTTTGTGCTTTTTCCAATCGTACACAACGATATCTGGAAATTCTACAAGCAATCTGAAGCTTCCTTTTGGACGGCAGAGGAAATCGATCTCGAAGCTGACCTGGTAGACTGGAGCAATAAGTTGAATGACGATGAGCGTTATTTCATTAAGCACGTACTCGCATTTTTCGCGGCTAGCGATGGAATTGTAAACGAAAATCTTGCTGAGAACTTCCTCTCGGAGGTACAATACACTGAAGCAAAATTCTTCTACGGATTCCAGGTGATGATGGAAAACATTCACTCGGAGACCTACTCGTTGCTCATTGACACATACATCCAAAATAAGCAGGAGAAGGACACACTGTTCAATGCCATCGAGACACTTGACTGCGTGAAGAAAAAAGCAAAGTGGGCTTTGGATTGGATCGATAATGGCTCTTTTGCCGAAAGGTTAATCGCTTTCGCAGCGGTTGAAGGAATCTTTTTCAGCGGTTCTTTCTGTTCTATTTTCTGGTTGAAGAAAAGAGGTCTGATGCCAGGCTTGAGCTTCTCCAATCAGCTGATTTCTCGTGATGAAGGAATGCACTGCGACTTCGCTTGCTTGCTATACAACGATCATATTGTAAACAAGCTTCCAAAGGAACGAATAGAAAAAATTATAGTCGATGCGGTAAACATCGAAAAGGAATTTGTAACCGATGCTCTTCCTGTAAAATTGATCGGTATGAATGCTGACTTGATGTCTCAGTACATCGAGTTTGTGGCTGACAGACTTTTGGTTGAGCTTGGAAACGATAAGGTATACAATGCAACGAACCCATTCGACTTTATGGATATGATCAGCCTCCAAGGCAAGTCAAACTTCTTTGAGGTCCGTGTAGGCGAGTACCAAAAAGCGAGCGTCTCAAATACGTCAGCCGAAGACAAGAGCTTCACCATGGACGCCGACTTTTAA
- a CDS encoding ribonucleoside-diphosphate reductase subunit alpha: MSYVLKRDGRREAIQFDKITARIKKLCYGLHPAVDPIEVAKKVINGLYEGVTTSALDNLAAEVAATNTVKHPDYALLASRIAVSNLHKNTEKCFSVAMKALYNYIDPNTGEPAALLADDVYAIIEENKEILDSAIIYDRDFRYDFFGFKTLERSYLLKLNGEVAERPQQMIMRVAVGIHKEDIDAAIETYHKMSEGWFTHATPTLFNAGTPKPQMSSCFLLTMKKDSIDGIYDTLKQCAQISQSAGGIGLSIHDIRAKGTYIRGTNGTSNGIVPMLRVFNDTARYVDQGGGKRKGSFAMYLEPWHADVFDFLDMRKNHGKEEMRARDLFYALWVPDLFMKRVEENGEWTLMCPHECPGLSDCHGEEFEKLYTKYEKEGKGRKTIKAQELWFKVLEAQIETGTPYILYKDAANEKSNQKNLGTIKSSNLCTEIIEYTAPDEVAVCNLASVALPKFVIDGKFDHDKLFEVSYLMTKNLNRIIDNNYYPVPEARNSNMRHRPIGIGVQGLADAFVLLRYPFDSEEARKLNKEVFETIYYGALTASKDLAKEDGPYETYEGSPVSQGILQHDMWNVEPTDRWEWDVLRQEIKEHGVRNSLLLAPMPTASTAQILGNNECFEPYTSNIYTRRVLSGEFIVVNKHLLRDLVKLNLWDEDMRQKLMAANGSVQNIKEIPDNLKALYKTAWELSQKAIIDMAADRGAYICQSQSLNIFMESANFAKLTSMHFYGWKQGLKTGIYYLRTRAAADAIKFTVDKSRLEQPVALTEEEIAAQACSIENGPDCEMCSG; the protein is encoded by the coding sequence ATGTCATACGTACTTAAGCGAGACGGTCGGCGTGAAGCGATCCAGTTTGATAAAATTACAGCGAGAATCAAGAAGCTTTGTTATGGTCTGCACCCTGCGGTAGATCCTATTGAAGTGGCAAAGAAGGTAATCAATGGTCTTTATGAAGGCGTTACCACGAGTGCACTGGATAACTTGGCTGCAGAGGTAGCTGCTACCAATACCGTAAAGCATCCCGATTATGCCCTTTTGGCAAGTCGTATTGCAGTAAGCAACCTCCATAAGAATACAGAGAAGTGCTTCTCAGTAGCGATGAAAGCACTATACAATTATATCGATCCGAATACGGGAGAACCGGCAGCACTTCTTGCTGATGATGTCTATGCCATCATCGAGGAAAATAAAGAGATTCTGGATTCTGCGATTATTTATGACCGAGATTTTCGCTATGACTTCTTCGGTTTCAAAACCTTGGAGCGTTCGTACTTGCTTAAGCTCAATGGAGAAGTGGCTGAGCGTCCGCAGCAAATGATTATGCGGGTGGCTGTTGGTATCCACAAAGAGGATATTGATGCAGCGATTGAGACTTATCACAAAATGTCTGAAGGTTGGTTCACTCACGCGACACCAACTCTTTTCAACGCAGGTACGCCTAAGCCACAAATGTCTTCTTGCTTCTTGCTTACGATGAAGAAAGACAGTATCGACGGTATTTACGATACCTTGAAGCAATGCGCTCAGATTTCGCAGAGTGCCGGAGGAATAGGACTATCTATTCACGATATCCGAGCAAAAGGAACATACATCAGAGGAACAAACGGAACTTCAAACGGAATCGTTCCAATGTTGAGAGTATTCAACGATACGGCTCGTTACGTAGATCAAGGTGGTGGAAAACGCAAAGGATCATTTGCCATGTACTTGGAGCCTTGGCATGCTGATGTATTCGATTTCCTCGATATGCGTAAGAACCACGGTAAGGAAGAGATGCGTGCTCGTGACTTGTTCTATGCCCTCTGGGTGCCCGACTTGTTCATGAAGCGAGTGGAAGAAAACGGAGAGTGGACATTGATGTGTCCGCACGAATGTCCCGGCTTATCTGATTGTCATGGAGAAGAGTTTGAAAAACTCTACACGAAATACGAAAAAGAAGGAAAAGGTCGCAAGACTATCAAAGCACAAGAGCTTTGGTTCAAGGTTTTAGAAGCCCAAATCGAAACGGGAACTCCCTACATTCTTTATAAGGATGCGGCTAACGAAAAGTCGAATCAGAAGAATTTGGGAACGATCAAGTCTTCGAACCTTTGCACCGAAATTATCGAGTATACTGCTCCTGATGAGGTAGCAGTGTGCAACTTGGCTTCTGTAGCATTGCCGAAATTTGTCATCGATGGAAAATTTGATCACGATAAGCTCTTCGAGGTATCGTACTTGATGACCAAGAATTTGAACCGAATCATCGATAATAATTACTATCCTGTGCCAGAGGCACGAAACAGTAATATGCGTCACCGCCCGATTGGAATCGGAGTACAAGGATTGGCCGATGCTTTCGTATTGCTCCGCTACCCATTCGATAGTGAGGAAGCTCGTAAATTGAACAAAGAAGTATTCGAGACCATCTACTATGGAGCTCTAACAGCTTCAAAAGATTTGGCAAAAGAAGACGGACCATACGAGACCTACGAAGGTTCGCCTGTGAGCCAAGGCATTCTTCAGCACGATATGTGGAATGTTGAGCCAACTGACCGCTGGGAGTGGGATGTTCTGCGACAAGAAATCAAGGAGCACGGAGTGAGAAACTCATTGCTGCTGGCTCCAATGCCAACGGCAAGTACGGCTCAGATTCTTGGAAACAATGAATGCTTCGAACCCTACACATCGAATATTTACACGAGAAGAGTATTGTCGGGTGAGTTCATCGTGGTGAACAAACACTTGCTCCGAGACTTGGTAAAGCTCAACCTTTGGGATGAGGACATGCGTCAGAAACTCATGGCAGCGAATGGATCGGTACAGAACATCAAGGAAATTCCTGACAATCTCAAAGCACTTTACAAAACCGCTTGGGAGCTGAGCCAAAAAGCCATTATTGATATGGCCGCCGACCGAGGAGCCTATATCTGCCAGTCGCAGTCGCTCAACATTTTCATGGAAAGTGCCAATTTCGCGAAGTTGACGTCCATGCACTTCTACGGGTGGAAGCAAGGTTTGAAAACGGGTATTTACTACCTCAGAACCAGAGCTGCAGCCGATGCGATCAAGTTTACCGTTGACAAGTCACGACTTGAGCAGCCGGTAGCATTGACCGAGGAAGAGATAGCCGCACAAGCTTGTTCGATTGAGAATGGGCCTGACTGTGAAATGTGCAGTGGCTAG
- a CDS encoding DUF3109 family protein, translating to MIQIDNALLSEDLFSKKFVCDLSACKGACCVEGDSGAPLEAEEVSMLEDALEDIKPYMRQEGIDRVEETGVFTIDVDGEYVTPLVNDEECAFVSFDDNGTAKCSIEQAHREGKTDFLKPISCHLYPIRLTQLKDYIALNYHHWPICDPARSCGAKLDVKVFRFLKEPITRKFGREFFDKLVEADKLMESSSK from the coding sequence ATGATTCAAATTGACAACGCACTGCTCTCAGAAGACCTATTTTCAAAAAAGTTTGTGTGCGATTTATCAGCTTGCAAAGGAGCCTGCTGTGTAGAAGGAGATAGCGGTGCTCCGCTTGAGGCGGAAGAGGTGAGTATGCTTGAAGACGCATTAGAAGATATCAAGCCCTACATGCGCCAAGAAGGGATAGATCGAGTGGAAGAGACCGGAGTTTTTACCATTGACGTAGATGGGGAATATGTAACGCCACTGGTCAACGATGAAGAGTGTGCCTTCGTCTCCTTCGATGACAATGGAACCGCTAAGTGCTCTATTGAGCAAGCTCATCGAGAAGGTAAAACGGACTTTTTGAAACCGATTTCTTGTCACTTATATCCCATTCGTTTGACTCAGCTAAAGGACTATATCGCTTTGAATTACCACCACTGGCCTATCTGCGATCCTGCCAGATCTTGCGGTGCAAAACTAGATGTCAAAGTCTTCAGGTTTTTAAAAGAACCTATTACCAGAAAGTTTGGGCGAGAGTTTTTCGACAAGCTCGTTGAAGCAGATAAATTGATGGAGTCTTCTTCAAAATAA